In one Plasmodium falciparum 3D7 genome assembly, chromosome: 14 genomic region, the following are encoded:
- a CDS encoding ribonuclease H2 subunit B, putative, with translation MNDDKNVFLFHLFCSSVSEINKKTDGKVTIKNYFFIKLPSISEPSKTVLYHYNEETNELFLLERNYYNPKIETIRYESEKINKNYISLFVNNYTIENDCGYYCYPIDALFVFISIIYNNYTHNTYTSLEDYLIFIIKDNIKLRKDVTKNLLLILKNNVNNIKERLKYVCDELHENNIYYYKPNINKVRKFYNLKCIILFNYIIENKIVFPDYSQCIERDLLDKYKSYQNNGNNNYISSTNFIYTLMKENKPQIHKYNEYKKYVDNYLIEFNKKHYKFNAHNLRTFVWQIIKGFICISLCEQITPQDISDKLKKMKEEETNKKIIQQNETFAKGKKHTLQQTPRNQLMIDSFFKKKVKLK, from the coding sequence atgaatgatgataaaaatgtgtTTTTATTTCACCTGTTTTGCTCAAGCGTAagtgaaataaataaaaaaacggATGGCAAAGTtactattaaaaattatttttttataaaattaccAAGTATATCAGAACCTTCAAAAACTGTactttatcattataatgaggaaacaaatgaattatttttattagaaagaaattattataatcccAAAATTGAAACAATACGTTATGAAagtgaaaaaattaataaaaattatatatcattatttgtaaataattatacTATAGAAAATGATTGTGGATATTATTGCTATCCAATAGATGccttatttgtatttatatcgataatatataataattatacacaTAATACTTATACAAGCTTAGaagattatttaatatttattataaaagataatataaaattgagAAAAGATGTAACAAAAAAtttgttattaattttaaaaaataatgtaaataatataaaggaaAGATTGAAATATGTATGTGATGAATtacatgaaaataatatttattattacaaaccTAACATTAACAAAGTAcgtaaattttataatttaaaatgtattatcttattcaattatataatagaaaataaaattgtatTCCCAGACTATTCCCAATGTATAGAACGAGACCTATTAgacaaatataaatcatatcaaaataatggtaataataattatatttctaGTACAAATTTTATCTATACATTaatgaaagaaaataaaccacaaatacataaatataatgaatacaaaaaatatgtagataattatttaatagaaTTTAATAAGAAACATTATAAATTCAATGCACATAATTTAAGAACATTCGTTTGGCAAATTATCAAAGGATTTATATGCATATCCCTTTGCGAACAAATTACACCTCAAGATATAtctgataaattaaaaaaaatgaaagaagaagaaactaataaaaaaataatacaacaaAATGAAACATTCGCAAAAGGTAAAAAACATACGTTACAACAAACCCCAAGAAACCAACTCATGAtagattcattttttaaaaagaaagtCAAGCTGAAATga